A single genomic interval of Plantibacter sp. Leaf314 harbors:
- the rffA gene encoding dTDP-4-amino-4,6-dideoxygalactose transaminase → MMAEVGISPRIPLSKPYRAAGELEQLEQVLASDHVHGDGRFTASASDRLRHLTGAQHVLLTTSGTHALEMMTRLIGVGPGDEVILPSFTFPSAANAVVLAGATPVFVDSDPTTGNLDPQHVADAIGPRTRAISVMHYGGVPVDVPAFLGLAAEHGLHLLEDNAHGLGVSGAGVRLGTVGTMAAQSFHDTKNVHCGEGGALLINDESVLLRAEIMREKGTDRAQFLRGQVDKYSWADLGSSYLPSELNAAVLDTQLRDFDVIQAHRHRIWDRYAAELAEWAHDRGATLMDPPGGVHAAHLFFLLLPDAEVQQEFLRHLQAHGIGAAFHYVPLHSSAAGRRYGRVVSEPQHAVRFAERLVRLPLWPAMTDAEVDRVVAAVRAFGATPDLTAATTASTGQDSIWA, encoded by the coding sequence ATGATGGCGGAGGTCGGGATCTCGCCGCGCATCCCGCTGTCGAAGCCCTACCGTGCCGCCGGTGAACTCGAACAGCTCGAGCAGGTGCTCGCCTCGGACCACGTCCACGGCGACGGCCGGTTCACGGCATCGGCCTCCGACCGACTCCGGCACCTCACGGGCGCCCAGCACGTCCTCCTCACCACCTCGGGGACCCACGCGCTCGAGATGATGACCCGGCTGATCGGCGTCGGGCCGGGTGACGAGGTGATCCTCCCGAGCTTCACGTTCCCCTCGGCGGCGAACGCGGTCGTCCTCGCCGGGGCGACGCCGGTCTTCGTCGACAGTGACCCGACGACGGGCAACCTCGACCCGCAGCACGTCGCCGACGCCATCGGACCCCGCACGCGGGCGATCTCGGTCATGCACTACGGCGGCGTCCCCGTGGATGTACCGGCCTTCCTCGGTCTCGCCGCCGAACACGGACTGCACCTGCTCGAGGACAACGCGCACGGCCTCGGCGTCAGCGGCGCTGGTGTCCGGCTCGGCACGGTCGGGACGATGGCCGCGCAGAGCTTCCACGACACGAAGAACGTGCACTGCGGCGAGGGCGGTGCGTTGCTCATCAACGACGAGTCCGTGCTGCTCCGCGCCGAGATCATGCGCGAGAAGGGAACCGACCGCGCCCAGTTCCTCCGAGGTCAGGTCGACAAGTACAGCTGGGCGGACCTCGGCTCCAGCTACCTGCCGAGCGAACTGAACGCCGCGGTGCTCGACACCCAACTCCGCGACTTCGACGTCATCCAGGCGCACCGGCACCGGATCTGGGACCGGTACGCGGCCGAGCTCGCCGAGTGGGCGCACGATCGTGGCGCGACGCTCATGGACCCGCCCGGCGGCGTGCACGCCGCACACCTCTTCTTCCTGCTGCTCCCGGACGCCGAGGTGCAACAGGAGTTCCTCCGCCACCTGCAGGCGCACGGCATCGGTGCCGCCTTCCACTACGTGCCGCTCCATTCGAGTGCGGCCGGTCGGCGATACGGTCGGGTGGTGTCGGAACCGCAGCACGCGGTCCGGTTCGCCGAACGCCTCGTCCGGCTGCCGCTGTGGCCGGCGATGACCGACGCCGAGGTGGACCGGGTCGTCGCCGCGGTCCGCGCGTTCGGGGCGACACCCGACCTCACGGCGG
- a CDS encoding response regulator transcription factor, which produces MIRVAVVDDEALVRSGFELILGAVEDIEVVASVDGVAAVDAIRASGPDVVLLDVRMPGRNGLDILDELQTWDDPPVVAILTTFDSDDYIARALRSGAAGFLVKDTDPEQLPMLLRSLSAGGIVLSPQVSRTLVGGFARSADREAARRLSGLTGREQDVLAALRTGASNTEIGEALHLSRATVKDHVSAILGKLDVTTRLEAAIIAERAGVRVDETDHA; this is translated from the coding sequence GTGATCAGAGTGGCCGTCGTCGACGACGAGGCGTTGGTGCGATCCGGGTTCGAACTCATCCTCGGCGCGGTCGAGGACATCGAGGTCGTCGCCTCGGTCGACGGGGTCGCGGCCGTCGACGCCATCCGCGCGAGTGGTCCCGACGTCGTCCTCCTCGACGTCCGCATGCCCGGCCGGAACGGGCTCGACATCCTCGACGAACTGCAGACCTGGGACGACCCGCCCGTCGTCGCGATCCTGACCACCTTCGACTCCGACGACTACATCGCGCGCGCCCTCCGCAGTGGCGCCGCGGGGTTCCTGGTGAAGGACACCGACCCGGAGCAGCTCCCCATGCTGCTCCGCTCGCTGTCGGCAGGCGGCATCGTGCTGTCGCCGCAGGTGTCCCGGACCCTCGTCGGCGGCTTCGCCAGGAGCGCCGACCGCGAGGCGGCCCGGCGATTGTCCGGCTTGACCGGCCGCGAACAGGACGTGCTGGCGGCGCTGCGGACGGGCGCGTCGAACACGGAGATCGGCGAGGCGCTGCATCTCAGCCGGGCGACGGTGAAGGACCATGTGAGTGCGATCCTCGGCAAGCTCGACGTCACCACCCGGCTCGAGGCGGCGATCATCGCGGAGCGCGCCGGTGTCCGCGTCGACGAGACGGATCACGCATGA